A single Bdellovibrio bacteriovorus DNA region contains:
- the pnp gene encoding polyribonucleotide nucleotidyltransferase, with amino-acid sequence MKTTVTTSVGGKQITIETGRLAKQADGSVLVSCGNNMVLVTAVSSKKASELDFFPLTVEYIEKFYATGKIPGGYFKREGKPTTDAVLIARLIDRPIRPVFPEGYRNETQVVATVLSADGAFPLEILSSLGASAALHLSDIPFNGPTAAIQVGRVDGQFVANPTPQQMEKSDMDIIVAGTRNGLLMVEGETKFISEADVLAALKFGHQSMMPLLNAQDELREKFGSATKRSFTPATIDADFKGQVESFLKPKIAAALGIKIKQDRYAAASAAQAEAEAMFLASITDKDLAKQRKKEIGAIVEELKYNEARSMILDRKVRIDGRDVKTVRSIANEVGLLPRAHGSGLFTRGETQCLGTVTLGTGDDEQMVDALLGTQKRKFMLHYNFPPYSVGEVGRFGGQGRREIGHGNLAERALKAVLPDHEKFPYTIRIVSEVLESNGSSSMGSVCAGTLAMLDAGVPIKGNVAGVAMGLIKEGDRVAVLTDILGDEDHLGDMDFKVAGTPTGITALQMDIKIDSVSFDVMEQALAQAKEGRSHILNEMEKVIKVARGQISEFAPRIETIKIKPDKIREVIGSGGKVIRGITEATGVKIEIEDDGTIHIASADPEATKKAIAMINDIVAEAEVGKTYKGRVVKIAEFGAFVEILPNTQGLLHISEIANERVRAVTDVLKEGEMIDVKVLEVDRAGRIKLSRKALLQ; translated from the coding sequence ATGAAAACGACTGTAACTACATCGGTGGGCGGAAAACAAATCACCATCGAAACAGGCCGTTTGGCAAAACAAGCAGATGGATCTGTTCTAGTCTCTTGCGGTAACAACATGGTTCTTGTTACGGCAGTATCTAGCAAAAAAGCCTCTGAACTAGATTTCTTCCCACTGACTGTGGAATATATCGAAAAATTCTACGCTACCGGTAAAATCCCAGGTGGCTACTTCAAACGCGAAGGTAAACCAACGACAGACGCTGTTCTGATCGCGCGTTTGATCGACCGTCCGATCCGCCCTGTATTCCCAGAAGGATACAGAAACGAAACTCAAGTTGTGGCGACGGTTCTTTCTGCAGACGGTGCATTCCCTCTTGAGATTCTTTCAAGCTTGGGTGCTTCTGCAGCTCTTCATCTTTCAGACATTCCATTCAACGGTCCAACAGCGGCGATTCAAGTAGGTCGCGTTGATGGTCAATTCGTGGCGAATCCAACTCCTCAACAAATGGAAAAATCCGACATGGATATCATCGTTGCGGGAACTCGCAATGGTTTGTTGATGGTTGAAGGTGAAACAAAATTCATCTCTGAAGCAGACGTTTTGGCGGCTTTGAAATTCGGTCACCAATCCATGATGCCACTTTTGAATGCGCAAGACGAATTGCGTGAAAAGTTTGGTTCTGCGACAAAACGTTCTTTCACTCCAGCGACTATCGACGCTGATTTCAAAGGACAAGTAGAGTCTTTCTTGAAACCAAAAATCGCTGCGGCTCTTGGTATCAAAATTAAGCAAGACCGTTATGCAGCAGCTTCGGCGGCGCAAGCTGAAGCAGAGGCGATGTTCCTAGCTTCTATCACTGACAAAGATCTTGCTAAACAACGCAAGAAAGAAATCGGCGCGATCGTTGAAGAGCTTAAATACAATGAAGCTCGTTCTATGATCCTAGACCGCAAAGTTCGTATCGATGGTCGTGACGTGAAAACGGTTCGCTCTATCGCGAATGAAGTGGGTCTTCTTCCTCGTGCGCACGGTTCTGGTTTGTTCACTCGTGGCGAAACTCAATGTTTGGGCACAGTGACTTTGGGAACAGGTGATGACGAGCAAATGGTGGACGCGCTTTTGGGAACTCAAAAACGCAAATTCATGCTTCACTACAACTTCCCTCCATACTCTGTAGGTGAAGTCGGTCGCTTCGGTGGTCAAGGTCGTCGTGAAATCGGTCACGGTAACTTGGCAGAGCGCGCTTTGAAAGCCGTTCTTCCTGATCACGAAAAATTCCCATACACAATCCGTATCGTTTCTGAAGTTCTAGAGTCTAACGGTTCTTCTTCAATGGGTTCTGTTTGTGCGGGAACTTTGGCGATGCTTGATGCCGGTGTACCTATCAAAGGGAACGTTGCCGGTGTAGCGATGGGTCTTATTAAAGAAGGCGATCGCGTAGCCGTTCTTACTGACATCTTGGGTGATGAAGATCACTTGGGTGACATGGACTTCAAAGTAGCGGGTACTCCAACAGGTATCACAGCTCTTCAAATGGATATCAAAATTGACTCTGTTTCTTTCGACGTGATGGAACAGGCTTTGGCTCAAGCTAAAGAAGGTCGCTCGCACATCTTGAACGAGATGGAAAAAGTGATCAAAGTAGCTCGTGGTCAAATCTCTGAATTTGCTCCTCGTATCGAAACAATCAAAATTAAACCAGATAAGATCCGTGAAGTGATCGGTTCTGGTGGTAAAGTAATCCGTGGTATCACGGAAGCTACGGGCGTTAAGATTGAAATCGAAGACGACGGTACAATCCACATTGCCTCTGCAGATCCTGAAGCAACTAAAAAGGCGATCGCTATGATCAACGACATCGTTGCTGAAGCTGAAGTAGGTAAGACTTATAAAGGTCGCGTTGTGAAGATTGCTGAATTCGGTGCTTTCGTTGAAATCTTGCCGAACACTCAAGGTCTATTGCACATCTCTGAAATCGCTAACGAACGTGTACGCGCAGTGACTGACGTACTTAAAGAAGGCGAAATGATTGATGTTAAAGTTCTTGAAGTGGACCGTGCAGGCCGTATCAAGCTTTCTCGTAAGGCTCTTCTTCAATAG
- the dut gene encoding dUTP diphosphatase — protein sequence MQKLTVKVKKLENFHGELPQYQSLGASGFDVRAQLAGPVILNPGERALIPTGLSFEIPLGYEIQARPRSGWAAKSGLTVLNTPGTIDADYRGEVKIIVINLGNEAVTISDQERCAQLVIAPVLQAQFQVVDELGTTERGAGGFGSTGRA from the coding sequence ATGCAAAAGCTCACAGTCAAAGTAAAGAAACTTGAAAACTTCCACGGTGAACTTCCGCAATATCAATCTTTGGGTGCCAGTGGTTTTGATGTTCGCGCGCAACTTGCGGGTCCGGTGATTTTAAATCCGGGCGAAAGAGCATTGATTCCAACAGGTTTGTCTTTTGAAATTCCACTGGGTTATGAAATCCAAGCTCGTCCACGCAGTGGATGGGCGGCAAAAAGTGGTTTGACGGTTTTGAATACGCCGGGAACTATCGATGCGGATTATCGTGGTGAAGTAAAAATCATCGTGATTAATTTGGGCAATGAAGCTGTGACAATCAGCGATCAAGAGCGCTGTGCTCAATTGGTGATTGCTCCAGTTCTGCAGGCGCAATTCCAAGTTGTTGATGAATTGGGAACTACCGAGCGTGGTGCTGGTGGTTTCGGTTCTACGGGACGCGCTTAG
- a CDS encoding aminoglycoside adenylyltransferase family protein, which produces MSEEVATPYQGQIDAAIKVLKGHIPDLLAIHLYGSAIDGGLKPSSDIDLLVTLNRSLEEDTRKNLLRDLLTVSAPPKTNKNLRALEITAIVYEEIRPWRYPPKRELQFGEWLRNDLLKGIFDLPTLDHDLAILLTKVRQKSISLWGPEAVTMFDPVPQKDFFQAMNKTLILWNTPEDWKGDERNVVLTLARIWFSAATGEITSKEKAATWVLQQLPPEHQNILKSAQADYLGKEKENLTSQEQDLNAFINFTKKSAKSLLEK; this is translated from the coding sequence ATGTCAGAAGAAGTAGCAACTCCTTATCAAGGGCAAATAGACGCCGCCATAAAAGTACTCAAAGGCCACATACCTGACCTACTAGCTATACATCTTTACGGCTCTGCCATTGACGGCGGATTAAAGCCCAGCAGTGACATTGATCTGTTAGTAACTTTGAATCGTTCCCTTGAAGAAGACACTCGAAAAAACTTATTGCGGGATCTTCTTACAGTATCCGCGCCACCAAAAACCAATAAGAACTTAAGAGCATTAGAAATTACAGCCATTGTCTATGAAGAAATCAGACCCTGGAGGTATCCGCCAAAACGCGAACTCCAATTTGGCGAATGGCTTAGAAATGACTTACTAAAAGGAATATTTGATCTTCCAACTTTAGATCACGACTTAGCAATATTACTTACGAAAGTACGCCAAAAGAGTATCTCCCTGTGGGGCCCCGAAGCCGTGACAATGTTCGACCCCGTACCTCAAAAAGATTTCTTTCAAGCCATGAACAAAACCCTAATTTTATGGAACACCCCCGAAGACTGGAAAGGCGACGAAAGAAATGTAGTACTCACACTAGCACGCATTTGGTTCAGCGCCGCCACCGGCGAGATCACATCCAAAGAGAAAGCCGCCACCTGGGTCCTGCAACAACTCCCCCCAGAACACCAAAACATACTAAAATCAGCCCAAGCCGACTATTTAGGAAAAGAAAAAGAAAATCTAACAAGCCAAGAACAAGATTTAAATGCCTTCATCAATTTCACCAAAAAATCCGCAAAATCACTTCTAGAAAAATAA
- a CDS encoding M16 family metallopeptidase has protein sequence MTNTKFKKSELSNGIRVVSELHPGSRAVSISIWVLTGTRDESPENAGISHLLEHLVFKGTKTRSAYQIAKSLEALGGDLNAYTTREYTCYHALVLKDHWEKALDVLSDLVSNMHLNKKEFDLEKGVILQEIAMSEDSHEEIIYDVFYEQVYGKNPLARPILGTPKSIAMMKQNQVMDYYKKNYTGKNIIVSAAGCLDHDELMVGIEKRLGKKKQSVLKNSRKFPRWLKRRHVVEKQAEQVHMLMGFPTASFKDKRRFEAVIANTLLGGGMTSKLYQSVREKRGLVYTIHSSLNTHIDSGMLTIYAGTETKNVKKVGDLISKELQKIRKQGVSKADVEMFKTQVIGSILLSSDDIENRMTSLAVNEIVFGSFRSVESVIEEIKAVTVDSVNDYIREELDLNAASGVLLGPGVTELKTWFEELTL, from the coding sequence ATGACAAATACTAAGTTCAAAAAATCTGAACTTTCTAACGGGATCCGAGTGGTGAGCGAGCTTCATCCAGGGTCCCGTGCCGTTTCTATCAGTATCTGGGTTTTGACTGGCACTCGGGATGAGTCGCCAGAGAATGCGGGCATCTCGCATCTTCTTGAGCACTTGGTGTTTAAGGGAACTAAAACTCGTTCTGCCTATCAAATCGCAAAATCTTTAGAAGCTTTGGGTGGGGATTTAAATGCCTACACGACACGTGAATACACGTGTTACCACGCTTTGGTTCTAAAAGATCACTGGGAAAAGGCCTTGGATGTTTTGTCGGATCTGGTGTCCAACATGCATCTGAACAAGAAAGAATTCGACCTGGAAAAAGGCGTGATCTTGCAAGAAATCGCCATGTCCGAAGACAGCCATGAAGAAATCATTTATGACGTCTTCTATGAACAAGTGTACGGAAAAAATCCGTTAGCTCGTCCTATCTTGGGAACTCCAAAGTCTATCGCCATGATGAAACAAAATCAGGTGATGGATTATTATAAGAAAAACTACACCGGAAAAAACATCATCGTCAGTGCGGCCGGTTGCTTGGATCACGACGAGTTGATGGTCGGTATTGAAAAGCGCTTGGGAAAGAAAAAGCAGTCCGTGCTTAAGAATTCTCGTAAGTTCCCACGCTGGTTGAAACGTCGTCACGTCGTTGAAAAACAAGCCGAGCAAGTACACATGCTGATGGGATTTCCGACAGCAAGTTTTAAAGACAAACGTCGTTTTGAAGCTGTGATTGCGAACACACTTTTGGGTGGAGGTATGACTTCCAAACTTTATCAAAGTGTGCGTGAAAAAAGAGGCTTGGTTTATACAATTCACTCCAGTCTAAATACACATATCGATTCAGGAATGCTCACGATTTATGCGGGAACAGAAACGAAGAACGTCAAAAAAGTGGGCGATCTTATTTCTAAAGAACTGCAGAAGATTCGTAAGCAAGGTGTGTCTAAGGCCGATGTGGAGATGTTTAAGACTCAAGTTATTGGCAGCATTTTATTGAGTTCTGATGATATCGAAAATCGTATGACGTCTTTGGCGGTGAATGAAATCGTCTTTGGCAGCTTCCGTTCAGTTGAATCCGTGATTGAGGAAATCAAAGCGGTGACGGTCGACTCGGTGAATGATTATATTCGCGAAGAGCTTGATTTAAACGCTGCATCCGGGGTTTTATTAGGACCGGGCGTAACCGAGCTGAAAACTTGGTTTGAAGAACTGACTCTGTAA